One window of the Leptospirales bacterium genome contains the following:
- the purF gene encoding amidophosphoribosyltransferase: protein MAQWSAPEEQSHRPREECGIYGIYGCPEAANYTYLGLYSLQHRGQESAGIVSTNGERLFRYAGMGQVAHVFNRDKLRDLVGHAAIGHNRYSTTGASFLRNAQPIRVDSYLGGFSLAHNGNLTNSWTIRRQLESSGSIFQTTIDSEVIVHLMSRSGAADFIEALGVALREIKGAYSLLVLNKDALYAVRDPNGFRPLVLGKRNDGSWVAASETCAFDITEAEYVRDIAPGELVRIDQNGVTSYFPYGATRESMCIFENIYFARPDSMIFGGSVYDARKHLGHYLAREFPVEADAVVPVPDSSTVAALGYAEESGIPYTVGLIRSHYIGRTFIEPEQKIRDFGAKIKYNVIPAAVRGKRIVLVDDSIMRGTTSRKIIKMIRKAGASEVHMRISAPPTRFPCYYGIDIPTRQELIAATHTLEEMVKYLRVDSLGYLKLESAHAAMREAFGNQRRWCDACFSGDYPVAFEDGREGNQKDLFPEYLVEEIY, encoded by the coding sequence ATGGCGCAATGGTCCGCCCCCGAGGAGCAGTCGCACCGGCCCCGGGAAGAGTGCGGCATCTATGGGATCTACGGCTGCCCGGAAGCCGCCAACTACACCTACCTGGGATTGTACTCGCTGCAGCACCGCGGCCAGGAATCGGCGGGCATTGTCAGCACCAATGGCGAGCGTCTGTTTCGCTATGCGGGCATGGGTCAGGTCGCTCACGTATTCAATCGTGACAAATTGCGCGATCTTGTGGGCCATGCTGCCATCGGACACAATCGCTACAGTACAACCGGCGCTTCCTTTCTGCGCAACGCGCAGCCAATTCGCGTCGATTCCTATCTGGGCGGCTTTTCTCTGGCGCACAATGGCAACCTGACAAACTCCTGGACCATTCGTCGTCAGTTAGAGAGCAGCGGCTCTATCTTTCAGACAACCATCGATTCGGAAGTTATTGTTCATCTGATGTCGCGATCCGGCGCTGCAGATTTCATCGAAGCGCTGGGCGTCGCCCTGCGCGAGATCAAGGGCGCCTACAGTCTACTGGTACTCAACAAGGACGCGTTGTACGCAGTCCGCGATCCCAACGGCTTTCGGCCGCTGGTGCTCGGCAAACGCAACGACGGCAGCTGGGTCGCGGCCTCCGAAACCTGCGCCTTCGACATCACCGAGGCGGAATACGTGCGCGACATCGCGCCGGGCGAGTTGGTACGCATCGACCAGAATGGCGTAACATCATATTTTCCATACGGCGCCACCCGCGAGTCGATGTGCATTTTTGAGAATATCTACTTTGCCCGTCCGGACTCGATGATCTTTGGCGGATCGGTCTATGATGCACGCAAGCATCTGGGACACTATCTGGCGCGCGAGTTTCCGGTGGAGGCCGATGCCGTGGTGCCCGTGCCGGATTCCTCAACCGTTGCGGCTCTGGGCTACGCCGAGGAAAGCGGAATTCCCTATACCGTTGGTCTGATTCGATCGCATTATATTGGCCGCACCTTCATCGAACCGGAGCAGAAGATCCGGGACTTCGGCGCCAAGATCAAGTACAACGTCATTCCCGCCGCAGTGCGTGGAAAACGCATTGTGCTGGTGGACGATTCCATCATGCGCGGAACTACATCGCGCAAAATCATTAAGATGATACGCAAGGCGGGAGCGAGCGAGGTGCACATGCGCATCAGCGCACCGCCCACGCGCTTCCCCTGCTACTATGGCATCGACATACCAACTCGTCAGGAGCTGATAGCCGCCACGCATACCCTTGAGGAGATGGTGAAGTACTTACGCGTTGATTCGCTGGGTTATCTCAAATTGGAATCGGCGCACGCCGCGATGCGCGAGGCCTTTGGCAATCAACGCCGTTGGTGCGATGCTTGTTTTTCCGGAGACTATCCGGTAGCCTTCGAAGATGGACGGGAGGGCAACCAGAAGGATCTGTTTCCGGAGTATCTGGTGGAGGAAATCTACTGA
- a CDS encoding MBL fold metallo-hydrolase yields the protein MRIRFFGAAGTVTGSLHQLQTESISLLLDCGLYQGRRAESFERNRNLPDFAIGADAVVLSHAHIDHCGNIPSLVKRGFRGNIYMTPATRDLAAVMLQDSAEIQEQDAAFLGKRARKQGREASYEALYTVQDAVKSLDQFVSVGYRREFPLNREMSFQFFDAGHILGSAMVMLRFQHRGEETRLLFSGDLGRRNMPILRDPDLPDGADYLILESTYGDRSHEARDAMDGKIAAEIERIVNTRGKLYIPSFALERAQEILLSLHRLEMAGRIPILPVYLDSPLATRVTDVFRLHPECFDAELQREVSARNALFRTEQLSSVHDAQESRRIMALDESAIIIAGSGMCENGRIRHHLAWGLSDVRNTVLLVGFQAAETLGRKLKEGARQVRIFGEDQRVDARIVSLDGFSAHADREDLIEFVERLNERRPLRRVFLVHGEDQARRALKDSLRQRIPAEILAPQSGEAFEL from the coding sequence ATGCGAATTCGCTTTTTTGGCGCGGCCGGCACAGTGACTGGGTCGCTGCATCAACTGCAAACCGAGTCCATTTCTCTGCTGCTGGATTGCGGACTGTATCAGGGGCGCCGGGCGGAGTCCTTCGAACGTAATCGGAACCTGCCAGATTTTGCCATCGGAGCGGACGCCGTGGTGCTCAGTCACGCTCACATCGATCACTGCGGCAATATTCCAAGCCTGGTGAAGCGCGGGTTTCGCGGCAACATCTACATGACTCCGGCCACACGCGATCTGGCTGCCGTCATGCTGCAAGACTCTGCGGAGATTCAGGAGCAGGACGCCGCCTTTCTTGGCAAGCGCGCTCGCAAGCAGGGCAGAGAAGCCAGCTACGAAGCGCTGTATACCGTGCAGGATGCAGTGAAGTCTCTGGATCAATTTGTATCGGTAGGCTACCGTCGCGAGTTTCCGCTGAATCGCGAGATGAGCTTTCAATTCTTCGACGCCGGACACATTCTCGGATCGGCGATGGTAATGCTGCGATTTCAGCATCGCGGCGAGGAAACGCGTCTGCTCTTCAGCGGCGACCTGGGTCGACGTAACATGCCAATCCTGCGCGATCCGGATTTGCCCGATGGCGCCGACTACCTGATACTGGAGTCGACATACGGCGACCGTTCGCACGAGGCGCGCGACGCCATGGATGGAAAAATCGCCGCCGAGATTGAGCGCATTGTCAATACCCGCGGAAAGCTGTACATTCCAAGTTTTGCTCTGGAGCGCGCTCAGGAAATTTTGCTGTCTCTGCATCGCCTGGAAATGGCCGGTCGCATTCCCATCTTGCCGGTATACCTGGATTCGCCGCTGGCCACGCGAGTAACCGATGTTTTTCGTCTGCACCCGGAATGTTTTGACGCCGAGTTGCAGCGCGAGGTGAGCGCGCGCAACGCATTGTTTCGCACGGAACAGCTGAGCTCTGTGCATGACGCCCAGGAATCGCGACGCATCATGGCGCTGGATGAATCGGCCATTATCATTGCCGGTTCTGGGATGTGCGAAAATGGCCGTATACGTCACCACCTGGCTTGGGGTCTGTCTGATGTGCGCAATACGGTGCTGCTTGTTGGCTTCCAGGCGGCGGAAACTCTTGGACGCAAGCTCAAGGAAGGGGCCCGTCAGGTGCGCATCTTTGGCGAGGACCAGCGCGTCGACGCACGCATCGTAAGCCTCGATGGATTCAGCGCCCACGCCGATCGCGAGGACTTGATTGAATTTGTGGAACGATTGAATGAGCGCCGTCCGCTGCGCCGCGTATTTCTGGTGCATGGCGAAGACCAGGCCCGTCGGGCGCTGAAGGATTCGCTACGACAGCGAATTCCGGCAGAGATCCTGGCGCCGCAGTCAGGAGAGGCCTTCGAACTCTAG
- a CDS encoding response regulator, which produces MHALILDDDPDSVALLRKAVTEAGFQAADCSRAADAINLFDQYKPQLLLLDIGLPGQDGFFALRRLRARHQALNDGVHRVFLMVSARSDYNAAEDAANFGADGFVNKPFNIQELQGKIRMLFGRKD; this is translated from the coding sequence ATGCACGCGCTGATACTGGACGATGATCCCGATTCGGTCGCGTTGTTGCGCAAGGCTGTAACGGAAGCGGGCTTTCAGGCGGCGGACTGTAGCCGCGCTGCCGATGCCATCAATCTATTCGATCAATACAAACCGCAGCTGCTCTTGCTGGACATTGGCCTGCCCGGGCAGGATGGATTTTTTGCCCTGCGCCGTCTGCGCGCCCGCCATCAAGCGCTGAACGACGGCGTCCATCGCGTTTTTTTGATGGTTTCGGCGCGCAGCGACTACAACGCCGCCGAAGACGCCGCTAACTTTGGCGCTGATGGTTTTGTGAATAAGCCTTTCAATATTCAAGAATTACAGGGGAAAATACGCATGCTCTTTGGCCGGAAGGATTGA